gctccacctttctcacacagggaccactgtggaagattgagagctcatagattgtaaggcgagaatcctggaggggtggagtgtggggaagttggggttcctatggccaggatcctcactgaacttgaaccacctgatgatgtaactggcctgttgctaggctactgcttccacaccttcaggcaataagctattactgcgctatatagagagcttggcccagtgctctgggcggaggcagagatgctagtgctcgacccactgctgggagaacaagctgggtaataaaccctttcaccccaaaggttttgctgtcaatttccttGATCACATaaaatccacagcaaacttgccccaggctgaaacccattgtcaagacagtaagtcatgagaccataaaactcttagaaaaaaacataggcaaaaatctcttggacataaacacgagcaacttcttcatgaacgtatctccccgggcaaaggaaacaaaagcaaaaatgaacaagtgggactatatcaagctgaaaagcttctgtacagcaaaggacaccatcagtagaacaaaaagacatcctacagtgtgggagaatatattcataaatgatatatccgataaggggttgacatccaaattatataaggagctcacacacctcaacaaacaacaagcaaataatccaattaaaaaatgggcagaggatctgaacagacacttttccaaagaaattcaaatggccagcaggcacatgaaaagatgctccatattgctaatcatcagagaaatgcaaattaaaaccacaatgagatatcacctcacatcagttaggatggccaccatccaaaagacagacaacaaatgttggtgaggttgtggagaaaggggaaccctcctacactgctggtgggaatgtaaactagttcaaccattgtggaaagcagtatggaggttcctcaaaaactaaaaattgaaatgccatttgacccaggaattccactcctaggaatttaccctaagaatgcagcagcccagtttgaaaaagacagatgcactcctatgtttatcgcagcactatttacaatagccaagaaatggaagcaacctaactgtccattaatagatgaatggttaaagaagatgtggtagatatgcacaatggaatattattcatctataagaggaaaacaaatcttaccacttgcaacaacatggatggagctagagggtattatgctcagtgaaataagccaggtggagaaagacaagtaccaaatgatttcactcatctgtggagtataagaacaaagaaaaaactgaaggaacaaaacagcagcagagtcacagacaagaatggactaagttaccaaagggaaagggactggtgagtgtgggagggaagagagggataagggggtaaaaGGGTCATTacaattggcacacataatgtggggttaggggggcacggggaaggcagtatatacagagaaggcaagtagtgactctatagcatcttactatgctgatgggcagtgactgtattggggtatgtggtggggacttgataatggggagaatctactaaacacagtgttgctcatgtaattgtatattaatgataccaaaaaaaaagattgaaaaataaataaaatgataaaatggttTCCAGCCGCTATGCATCTTCTCCAGGTATGAGATGTGACACCCAGGTAAGGTCCTGCCACCCAGGGACATAGATGACTCCACTCTTGACCAACAATGCCTTTGAGGAAAGACCTtgatccaaagaagaaatgtaaaacaataaaGGACACCTCCTTTCCCATAGATTTGGGGGGCCTGACCAGGGAGGCCTCCTGCCCTCCCAATATGGCCTCCACTGCAAACCCAACAGGAAACAGCCTGGTTCACAAACCGGCAGGGGAGAGGGGCTCCCCAGCAACTGAACCCCTGCTTCCCTCCCACGGACTTTCTTCAGTGCAGCCCCCCGCCAgcttcctcccttttctctctgaatgttcctctcctttcttctcttgtctGACTGTGATTCTGCCCTAGCTTATGTGTCCTGAAATGCAATCCCCCTGACATTATCGAATAAACctattttgctggtaaaataagtCGTTGTTTCATTGTCAAGATCAAAAGCCACTCGGCATGACGTGGAGACTATGAGGCAACCTACCTGTGTCCACCCTCACCGAGGCCTCACTCTGGGTCGCCTCTGTGCACCCCACCTCCGCTGCTCCCGCTGCCCCTGCTGGTCACAGGGCTCCTTCCATGAGCTCCCTCAGCGCCAAGGGCAGCACCCCCACCCCTAGTTCTGGGTGAGCCTCTGACCACCACACCCTATAGATAGTGCCCAGCGTTGCCCTCCGCCCGTGGCCAGGAAGCCTGCAGGAGGCGCTCGGAGCACCACCCCTCACTGAGACCGGAGGGGGCGCCAGCCCTCCCAGCGCCCACAGGCAGGGGCAAAACGGTGAGCACAGGAGGCAGCTGGCAGCAGGTGGGGGAGACCCCTTTATTGGGCAACACCACGCGATCCTGAAGGGACGGGGCGGGGAGAGGGGGGCGGGAGGTCCCGCAGGGCCAGGGACTCAGCCGGCAGGAGGGGCGGGGCCGTCACGCGGCCTCTCAGGCCTCGGCCTCGGCAAAAAGCGGGTTGACGAAGTAGCTGAGGCTGGTGCTCCTGGCATCCGCCTGCGGGGTCGGGGTCTGCAGGGGCGCAGAGTCAGGGGGCGTCTGGCGCCGAGTCCACCTGCGGGTAGGCCCTCCCCCGCCCACCTGCTCACCAGCTCCGCCGAGCTCGCTACGTCGAACACCGGGTTGTGGAAGCCCAGGGGCGCCCCGTCCCGCGCTTGGACCGCCTCGTCGTGCCTCCTCCCCCTGGACGGCGAGGACGCGCGTGAGCCCCGAAGCCGCTGGGCACCCCGCCCCGCGCACCTGGGCCCGCCCCCAGGCCCGGCCCGCGCACCTGAGCCTCCGCACGCGGCACAGCAGCAGCGCCCCCGCGGGCAGCGCCAGGAACAGGAGCAGCGCGGCCGCCACGCCGCCGCCCAGCCCCGCTgccgagccgccgccgccgcgcgctCCCGACTCCCGGGCCACCGCCGCCAGGACCCCGAGCGCCTCGCCTGCAACGAGGGCGCCGGCTCAGTCTCCCCCGGAGAAGCGGCCGGGACCCGGGCAGGGGTCGCCGCGGTTACCGTGCTCTGCGGCGTCCGCCAGGAGGGCCCGAGCCAGCCGCCCCGCGCCGCCGGTCTCGGGCCCGGGCTCCAGCAACACCACCTGGATCTCCGTGGCCGTCTCCGCAGCCGCGGCCTCGCGGGGCCCAGTCGAGCGCGGCACCTTGGACACGGCCACTTGCAGTCCCTCGTACTGGGGCTAGGGAAGGGGACAGGGTTGGCCCGGGACCTCCGTCCCTCCGACCAGCGGGCACGTCGGCCGCAGGGAAGAACGGAGGGCAGGAGGGCGGGGAGGGAATGCGTCACTGGGGTGGATCGGCGGCCCGCGGTCCCTGCGCAGGGGGCGCGGCCCCGTTACCAGGAAGGTGTGCAGCAGCCGCGACCGGTATCGCTCCAGGTCAAAAGCGGGACCGTGGGTCAGCGACACGACGGCTCCTGCggcaggagggcaggggtcaACACCGCGGGCGCGGGGCCCACAGGGAGACTGGCCGGCGCGAGCCGGGGCGCTCACCGCAGAGGTCGCAGCACTGCCCCTCGGGCCGGAGGGCGTCCTGGCAGGAGGCCGTTGGGCAGCGGCCGcccaggggctggagcagggccGCGCAGATCCACGGCTGCGCCTGGAGGGTTCAGGCGGCGGTCAGCGCGGGCGGGCAGGCGGCAGACGCAGCGCGAGGGCCCCGCGCCCCGGGAGCGAGCGGGCCGGAGGCCTGGGCCCCCGACGCGCACTCCGCCGCGGCTCGCACTCACTTCGGCGTTGCCGCAGACGCAGCCCGACGGGTCGGCGCAGACCTCGGGGCTCAGGCCCAGCGTCCCCCGCCCGTGGAAGCGCAGGCGGCCGGCGCGGGACGCCAGGAAAGCGGCCAGGTCCTCGTCGCGCGTGAACGTCTGCGGGTGGCCAGGTCACCAGATCGGCCAGTGCGAGGAGGAGACATCTGAGTGCTGGGAACCCACGTGTCCAGACTAGCCGCAAGGGAGGCGCGCCAGGACGGCCGCTGCCAGGGCCACAGCGCGGAGACGGGCCCCGAGTCCCTCCCGCCCCTTACCTGCGCCCGCCTCACCTGGCCCAGAGCCCAGACGCTGTGGACGCGGGTGGTGCGGGCACCCGGGCCGAGACCCACACGGAAGGAGCCGTCCGACGGGAACACGACGTCGTCGTGGCGGCAGGGCACGCGCTCGGCGTCCACGGAGAAGAGGCCACGCGCCAAGTCCGCGGGCCGCCACAGGCGCGGGTCGTGCCAGGAGAAGCGGTCGGGGTCGAGGAACAGCGCCGTGGTGCCTGGGCCAGCACGCGACCCTGAGCTCCCCAGGAACACGCCCCCCGGCCAGGCCCCGCCCCGGGGCGCGCCCCCGCCCAGACTGCTCCCCAGAAGCAGCTCCATCCCGGCCCCGCCCTTGACCGCGCTCCAAATCCGGAACTCGCCCGTCGCCCACGCGCCCCTCCTCCGGCCGTGCCCGGCGCGGCCCTCTCACCTGCGCCGCAGCCCAGCTCCGAGCTGGGATTCCGCGCGCCGAATCCGGCTCCCTGGGCCAGCACTAACTCGCCGTCTAGGGGCAGGAGCTGCAGGAGGGCAGGCCTCGATGGCGCCAACCTGTGGTCCAGGGTGTCAGGGGGTCCCGCTCCGTGGCCACCCGCGACCCCCGTGTCCCGAGAAAGAGAACCTAGATCACGGCCTCGGGGCGGGCAGATGAGCTCTGGACCAGGGGAGCCTTGCCCTGGCCGAGGGTCAAATtaggctggaggaggcagggccgCAGCCGCAGGCCAGGGAGTAGGACCTACTAGCCTGAGATCTGGGAGCGCAGAGAATTTGGGGCAGGGTGACACCTACTAGGGCCATTTGCCCTCCCCTTTTGCCCCTAAGAAACTGTACAAGTCAAGGACTCCTGAGTCCTGGGAACCCAAGGCACAGGGGAGCCGAAAggcagccctgagccctgggagagaggaggggcGACCTAAGAGGGGGCAGAGGTCCTTGGAgtcacccctccctcctcctcggGCCTGGGTGCCACCATGGCAGCCTCACCAGTCAGGCTATGGATCCAGGCCTCAGGCAGCAGAGGAAATAGGGCAGCTGGCagaccaggagaggaaggcctgcccagcccctccccaactAGAACTCATGCCTCCTCCTTTTGACCCTCAGGGTTGGGGTTGGAGGTGAGGGTTCAGTGCAGGGGTCATGAAGGGTTCAGCCTCATCAGGAGTGGTCCACCCAGGGCCCAGCCTTCtgtcccaacctgctgggcacagcCTGTTTTTTAGCCCATCTCTGAGCAGGGGACCTGACCAAGAGGCCAGCTGGTGGATGTGAGGTCACATGCCCACTACTTCCACAACTGAGGGTGCACGGTGACAGGTAGCCACCCACAGGTGCCAGGAGAGCTGTGTGGACAGATGGACACAATATGCCTCAGGGACAGGAAACGTAGTAATGTGAAGCATGAACAAGAACTTGTTTTTTACAAAGaaccaaagggaaaaatataaataaattatgaaaaacatACTAGTTGAAAGGAATGACATAGTGggtgacataaacatgaggactGACTCAGCTGAAGGCCTGGTGGCTCCAGAAGACACAAAGAAAGGGCTGAGACCAGGTGAGAAGGGGGATTGGCACCAAAGTGCCAAAATCCAGACAAGGggtgagggaggagaggaaataCTTGAAGGAACAATTTCCCAGATTTGAAGAAAGCTTGTAAACCTCTGACTGAAACGTCTCTTTGAGtgccaaacagaaaataaggaaaatcacaCCAAGACAGTGATAGTATGTTTATGaatatcaaagacaaagagaacattCTAAAAGcttcagagagagagaacagattaCCCAGGAAAGATAAAAAAGTTCAGAAATCAGGTTTCTTAACAATGGATGCAAAAAGACAACAGAATATTTTGTGTGAGAGGAGAACTTTCTGTCTAAAATTTCCTATCCAGCCCAACTTTCATTCAAATGAAACAGCAGAAAACAAATGTTCTCAAGCCTGAGAGACTTCAGAGTGATCGCCATGCAAAGACCCGCCCTGAAAACATGCTGGAGAAAGTAAGAAGGGAAGAAATCCAGAAGCTGTGAAAAGGTATGAGAAGCAAAGGTGATGAAATGCTTTGGCAAACCtaactgttctttttaaaaatgttaaaagctaGAACTAAAATGTGATGTTGGGAGGAAACCAAAAGGATGTGGGCATGAGCTAGAGTACCTGCCCCTGTGAGGGAAGATCCCAATATTGCAAAGTTTAAGAAATCAGACAGACTGCCAGACTTGAAAACCTGGATGAAATACATCAGTttctagaaaaaatttaaaatatgtcaaaattgACACAAAAAGCAATAGAGAATTTGGACCAATAagcattaaagaaattaaaaagctaGTCAAAGACCTCCTTTTCCACAAATCCCAGTCCAAGTGTTTTTACAGCTGGAGTGTACTAAACTCTCCAGGAAATATTAATTTCCTTATATAGAAGTTgttctggaaaacagaaaaaaaaggtgaaaattgTCAAAGCCATTTTATGTGGCCAGTGTAATTTTCATTCCAAACCAGATGAaagatgataacaaaataaattataaactcaTTTTACTTATAAACACAGATgctaaaattctaaataaaatattagctgaCTAGATCCAACAgtgtatttaagaaaatacatgGTGATCAGAGGGTTCAGGAAGCAAAGGTGACTGCTCCCATCCCAACTTCAGGCCAGTATGACGGTGTTCCAGCAGATGGCAGCAAAATCAGTATATTATGACGGAGGGAAGTATCTCTTAAAGTAGGATGTCCGAAGCAACACCCTCTGACCTGCACCTGCAGGCAGGTGCCAGGAGGACATCAGGCTTGCAAGAatgactcaacctcagaaaatcTCCACAGGCTAAAacgggggggtggggtgggaatcaCATCTCAATCAATGtaggagaaaaactgaaaaaatccaacagcctgtttatgattttttaagcTACTAGAAAACTAGCAATAGAATAGAATTTCCACAATTTAATAAAGTTTCTGTATCAAAGCACTACAATAAACTTAACACTCAGTGGAGAACTTGAcactggaacaagacaaggatgcccacttctATCACTTTTGTTTAGCATGGAGGCCCTGGGAAAGAGcaataaggaaagaaatagaaataaaaagaggactggaagggaagagaaacaactgtcattatttacaaaaatagccAACTagagattataatttttaaaaatacggCACCatttaccaaaatgaaaaaataaactatatttttcaATTAATCACTAATATGCAAGACCTCTATGGGGACCACTTTAAAACTCTAGAAaagggggattaaagatggtggcatgagaggtgagacagaggcttcctcccaaaaccacatataatacgaaaatataattaatacaactaatctggagagagcaacaggaaagagggctgcaccaaactgcacacacctggagaaaagaatagacctcatggaacagggcaccaacaccgctcccctgtgacccccaacattgctccaggggctgagcatctccagagagtagagcttctgggcactagagggcgccacatacaaatatgaaacgccaaaggaacctggttcagagtaaaattataaatacaccagagaaGGATTCAagtgaaatcgacctcatgaatcttcctgaaagagatttcaaaataaaaaccattaacatgctcatggaggtacagaaaaatattcaagaactcaggaatgaattccggttggagatcaATCATCATGGAACACAGtatcaaaaatgaaacatacaatggaaggttttaaaagcagattggatacagtggaggagacgataaatggaatagaaattagagaataggaatacaaagaagctgaggcacagagagaaaaaaggatctctaagaaggaaagcatattgagaaaactgtgtgaccaatccaaacgggacaatatttgcatgataggggtaccagaagaagagagagaaaaagggatacaaagtgtctttgaggaggttattgctgaaaacttccctaatctggggaaggagatagtccctcaggccatggaggtgcacagatctcccaacacaagggacccaaggaggacaacaccaagacatataatgattgaaatggcaaagatcaaggataaggacagactgttaaagcagccagagagagaaataagaccacatacaaagaaaagctcatcagactatcatcagacttctcagcagaaaccttacaggccagaagggagtggcatgatgtatttaatgcaaggaaacagaagggcctggaaccaagaatactctactcagcaagattatcatttaaatttgaaggagggattaaacaatttacagagaagtaaatgctgagagaatttacctcccacaaaccatctctacactgtattttggagggactgctatagatggaagtgttcctaaggttgaatagctgtcaccagaggtaataaaactacagtaaagaaagtagaacagttaattactaagcaaatgcaaaattaagtcaactatccccaaagtcaatcaagggatagacaaagagtacagactatgatacctaatatataaagaatggaggaggaagaaaaaggagaaaaacagaacctttagattgtgtttgtaatagcatactaagtgcttttagttagactcttagatagtaaggaagttacccctgaacctttggtaaccacgaatctaaaatctaaagtctgcattggcaataagtacatacctatcaataatcaccctaaatgtaaatggtctgatgcaccaatcaaaagacatagagtcactgaatggataaaaaaacaagacccatctatatgctgcctacaagagatgcacttcaaacctaaagacatacacagactaaaagtgaatggatggaaaaagatatttcaggcaactaatagggagaaaaaatgagGTGTTGtggtacttgtatcaaacaaaatagacttcaaaacaaagaaagtcacaagagacaaagaaggacattatataatgataaaggggtcagtccaaaaagaagatataaccattataaatatttatgcacccaacacaggagcacctacatatgtgaaacaaatactaacagaattaaaaggtgaaatagaatgcaatgcattcattttaggagacttcaacacaccactcactccaaaggaaagatcaaccagacagaaaataagtaaggagacagaggcactaaacaagaCATTAGAACacatagacctaacagacatctacataactctacactcaaaagcagcaggatacacattattctcaagtgcacatggaacattttcaagaacagatcatatactaggccacaaaaagagcctcggtaaaatcaaaaagattgaaattgtaccaaccagtttctcagaccacaaaggtatgaaactagaaataaattatacaaagaaaccgaaaaatcccacaaacacatggaggcttcacaacatgctcctaaataaccaatggattaatgaccaaataaaagcagagatcaagcaatatatggagattaatgacaacaaaaaccacaaaatctgtgggactcagtgaaggccatacaaagaagaaagtatattgcaatacaggcctacctcagaaagaagaacaatcccatatgaacagtctaaactcacaattaacgaaattagaaaaagaagaacaaatgaggcctaaggtcagtaaaagtagggacataataaagattagagcagaaataaataaagtcgagaagaataaaacaatagaaagaatcaatgaaagcaagagctggttctttgagaaaataaacaaaatagataaacccctagccagacttatcaagaaaaaaagaatctactcacataaacagaatcaaaaatgagaaaggaaaaatcactacagacaccacagaaatacacagagaatagtatgaaaaatttatgctaacaaactggttAACCtacaggaaatggacaactttctagaaaaacacaaccttctaggctgacccagaaagaaacagaaagttcgaatagaccaattaccagcaacgaaattgaactggtaacaaaaaaactgaataagaacaaaactgctggaccagatggcttcactgctgattattatcaaacatttagtgaagacctaatacgcatcctccttaaagtttccaaagagtagaagaggagggaatactcccaaattccttctatgaggccagctctaataacaaaaccaggtaaagacaccataaaaaaagaaaattacagaccaatatccctgataaacacagatgcaaaaatactcaaaaaacattagcaaactgaattcaaaaatacatcaaaaagatcatccatcatgatcaagtgggattcatcccagggatgcaaggatggtacaacattagaaaatacattaacatcatctaccacatcaacaaaaaggacaaaaaccacatgatcatctccatagatattgaaaaagcattcaacaaaattcaacatccattcatgataaaacctctcaacaaaatgggtatagagggcaagtaccacagcataataaaggccatacatgaaaaacccacagccaacattataccttacaatgagaagctgaaagcttttcctttaagattgggaacaagacaaggatgcccactctccccacttttattcaacataattctggaggtcctagccacagcaatcagacaacacaaagaaataaaaggcatccagattggcaaggaaaaagttaaactgtcattatttgcagatgacatgatattgtacataaaaaaacttaaagactccagtccaaaactactatatctgatatctgaattcagaaaaattacaggatacaaaattaatacacaaaaatctgttgcattcctatacactaacaatgtgctagcagaaagagaaatcaggaaaacaattctattcacaattgcatcaaaaagaataaaatacctaggaataaacctaaccaaggatgtgaaagacctataaccttaaaactataagacactcattaaagaaattaaagaagataccaataaatggaaacacatcctgtgctcatggatgggaagaattaatattgtcaaaatggccatcctgcctaaagcaatctacagattcaatgcaatccctatcaaaataccaacagcattcttcaacaaactagagcaactggttctaaaattcatatggaaccataaaagaccccaaatagctaaagcaatcctgaaaaggaagaataaagcagggggaattatgctccccaacttcaagctctactgcaaagccacagtaatcaagacaatttggtactggtacaaaaacagacccatagaccaatggaacagactagagagcccagatataaacccaaccatatatggtcaattaatatatgataaaggagtcatgaatatacagtggggaaatgacagcctcttcaacaactgttgttggcaaaactgggcagctacatgcaagagaatgaaattggattatt
This is a stretch of genomic DNA from Manis javanica isolate MJ-LG chromosome 8, MJ_LKY, whole genome shotgun sequence. It encodes these proteins:
- the AMN gene encoding protein amnionless isoform X1, with protein sequence MGALGRVLLGLQLCALTRAAYKFWVPNTDFEAANNWSQNRTPCAGTALEFPADKMVSVLVREGHSISDMLLPLDGELVLAQGAGFGARNPSSELGCGAGTTALFLDPDRFSWHDPRLWRPADLARGLFSVDAERVPCRHDDVVFPSDGSFRVGLGPGARTTRVHSVWALGQTFTRDEDLAAFLASRAGRLRFHGRGTLGLSPEVCADPSGCVCGNAEAQPWICAALLQPLGGRCPTASCQDALRPEGQCCDLCGAVVSLTHGPAFDLERYRSRLLHTFLPQYEGLQVAVSKVPRSTGPREAAAAETATEIQVVLLEPGPETGGAGRLARALLADAAEHGEALGVLAAVARESGARGGGGSAAGLGGGVAAALLLFLALPAGALLLCRVRRLRGRRHDEAVQARDGAPLGFHNPVFDVASSAELTPTPQADARSTSLSYFVNPLFAEAEA
- the AMN gene encoding protein amnionless isoform X2 produces the protein MGALGRVLLGLQLCALTRAAYKFWVPNTDFEAANNWSQNRTPCAGTALEFPADKMVSVLVREGHSISDMLLPLDGELVLAQGAGFGARNPSSELGCGAGTTALFLDPDRFSWHDPRLWRPADLARGLFSVDAERVPCRHDDVVFPSDGSFRVGLGPGARTTRVHSVWALGQTFTRDEDLAAFLASRAGRLRFHGRGTLGLSPEVCADPSGCVCGNAEAQPWICAALLQPLGGRCPTASCQDALRPEGQCCDLCGAVVSLTHGPAFDLERYRSRLLHTFLPQYEGLQVAVSKVPRSTGPREAAAAETATEIQVVLLEPGPETGGAGRLARALLADAAEHGGGGTTRRSKRGTGRPWASTTRCST